In Archangium violaceum, the following are encoded in one genomic region:
- a CDS encoding sensor histidine kinase, which produces MLLMFSGAVLSQYLLDMLSVGHDVRILAIRVVWALGLLASALLLDERSVSGVRWHIAFQSVLASLSFFGLVRVTGATSSPYNAFFPFLPLILALGYPRDASAITISGLLCGLGAAGLQLADGHPWSKAVLWAGLTATTTLIGAYGSSQFRQALRAESEARLERGRREAMESLAISERRRAQSEKLATIGRLAAGVIHEINNPVAYIRANLDFLEREVLAHPHPSREELAEVFGETRAGLERVRQIIADLRGFSRMDAEGPTACSLADVVGDAVRIARLRLEHVARVEVEVPKELPPVLAVHRRLAQVLLNLLVNAGDALDGRVGSEVRVTGGREGSRVLLRVEDNGPGFPPEVLPRLFESFFTTKGPEKGTGLGLALSRELVEQFGGSLVAENREEGGARLRLEFPVYEGAE; this is translated from the coding sequence ATGTTGCTGATGTTCTCCGGGGCCGTCCTCTCCCAGTACCTGTTGGATATGCTCTCGGTGGGGCACGACGTGCGCATCCTGGCCATCCGCGTCGTGTGGGCCCTGGGCCTGCTGGCCTCCGCGCTGCTGCTGGACGAGCGGTCCGTGTCCGGGGTGCGCTGGCACATCGCCTTCCAGAGCGTGCTCGCCAGCCTCAGCTTCTTCGGGCTGGTGCGCGTCACGGGCGCCACCTCCAGTCCCTACAACGCCTTCTTCCCCTTCCTGCCGCTCATCCTGGCCCTGGGCTATCCCCGGGACGCGAGCGCCATCACCATCAGCGGCCTGCTGTGTGGCCTGGGGGCGGCGGGTCTGCAACTGGCCGATGGGCACCCGTGGAGCAAGGCGGTGCTGTGGGCCGGCCTCACGGCGACGACCACCCTCATCGGGGCGTACGGCTCCAGCCAGTTCCGCCAGGCGCTGCGCGCGGAGAGCGAGGCCCGCCTGGAGCGCGGACGCCGCGAGGCGATGGAGTCGCTCGCCATCAGTGAGCGCCGCCGGGCCCAGTCCGAGAAGCTGGCCACCATCGGGCGGCTCGCGGCGGGCGTCATCCACGAAATCAACAACCCGGTGGCCTACATCCGCGCCAACCTCGACTTCCTCGAGCGCGAGGTGCTGGCGCATCCCCACCCGTCCCGGGAGGAGCTCGCCGAGGTCTTCGGCGAGACGCGCGCGGGCCTCGAGCGCGTGCGGCAGATCATCGCGGACCTGAGGGGCTTCTCGCGCATGGACGCGGAGGGGCCCACGGCGTGCTCGCTGGCGGACGTGGTGGGAGACGCGGTGCGCATCGCCCGGCTGCGGCTCGAGCACGTGGCGCGGGTGGAGGTGGAGGTGCCGAAGGAGCTGCCCCCGGTGCTCGCGGTGCACCGGAGGCTGGCGCAGGTGCTGCTCAACCTGCTGGTGAACGCGGGGGACGCGCTGGATGGCCGGGTCGGCTCCGAGGTCCGCGTCACCGGTGGGCGGGAGGGCTCCCGGGTGCTGCTGCGGGTGGAGGACAACGGCCCGGGCTTTCCCCCGGAGGTGCTGCCCCGGCTCTTCGAGAGCTTCTTCACCACCAAGGGGCCGGAGAAGGGGACGGGGCTGGGGCTGGCCCTCTCGCGCGAGCTGGTGGAGCAGTTCGGCGGCTCGCTGGTGGCAGAGAACCGGGAGGAGGGTGGGGCGCGCCTGCGGCTGGAGTTCCCCGTGTACGAAGGGGCGGAGTGA
- a CDS encoding tetratricopeptide repeat protein, producing MTERKGREAWPPELTEQLRKVDRLRRSGRYAEALSRMGRLAEEHPRQMRVLLEMGLTLGVWGGAPAEALPWFERALEMAPGHVSAQLHRALALARLGRHAEAVADFDALEAVGYRKALVLYMKRAESLEVLGRLDDAERDWTQALAEDPGNPWLLQQRASARARIGRLREAIEDLSDALVAGEGEVDAELLRDRGVLRARLGDTTGARADFEAGLAALREGDPPGLAEELRRRLQDNS from the coding sequence ATGACGGAGCGCAAGGGGCGCGAGGCGTGGCCGCCGGAGCTCACCGAGCAGTTGCGCAAGGTGGACCGGCTGCGGCGCAGCGGGCGGTACGCGGAGGCGCTCTCCCGGATGGGGCGGCTGGCGGAGGAGCACCCGCGCCAGATGCGCGTCCTGTTGGAGATGGGGCTGACACTCGGCGTCTGGGGTGGCGCGCCCGCCGAGGCGCTGCCCTGGTTCGAGCGCGCCCTGGAGATGGCACCGGGCCACGTGTCCGCGCAGCTGCACCGGGCGCTCGCCCTGGCCCGGCTGGGCCGGCACGCGGAGGCCGTGGCCGACTTCGACGCGCTCGAGGCGGTGGGCTACCGCAAGGCGCTCGTGCTGTACATGAAGCGCGCCGAGTCCCTGGAGGTGCTCGGCCGGCTGGACGACGCCGAGCGGGATTGGACCCAGGCGCTCGCCGAGGACCCCGGCAACCCGTGGCTGCTGCAGCAGCGTGCCTCGGCGCGGGCCCGGATCGGACGGTTGCGGGAGGCCATCGAGGATCTCTCCGACGCACTGGTCGCGGGTGAGGGAGAGGTGGACGCGGAGCTGCTGCGTGACCGGGGCGTGCTGCGCGCGCGGCTGGGGGATACGACGGGAGCCCGCGCGGACTTCGAGGCGGGACTCGCCGCCCTGCGCGAGGGCGACCCACCCGGGCTCGCGGAGGAGCTGCGCCGGAGGCTCCAGGACAATTCCTGA
- a CDS encoding Hpt domain-containing protein, with the protein MEQSAPVFDVKQLEKLRVLEDEKDPHVVVDLARGFLSRSPERMGQMRKLLAAGDAARLANESHGLASSSGMFGMMRVRQLCKALENLVREQGLAGAGELLDEVEREFTRARPLLVAELGLQD; encoded by the coding sequence ATGGAGCAGTCGGCCCCCGTGTTCGACGTGAAGCAGCTGGAGAAGCTGCGTGTGCTGGAGGACGAGAAGGATCCGCACGTGGTGGTGGATCTCGCCCGTGGCTTCCTGTCGCGCTCTCCGGAGCGGATGGGCCAGATGCGCAAGCTGCTGGCCGCGGGTGATGCCGCGAGGCTCGCCAACGAGTCGCATGGCCTGGCCTCGAGCAGCGGCATGTTCGGGATGATGCGGGTGCGTCAGCTCTGCAAGGCGCTGGAGAACCTCGTGCGGGAGCAGGGCCTGGCCGGAGCGGGGGAGCTGCTGGACGAGGTGGAGCGGGAGTTCACGCGGGCGCGTCCCCTGCTCGTGGCCGAGCTGGGCCTCCAGGACTGA